A DNA window from Nitrospirota bacterium contains the following coding sequences:
- a CDS encoding caspase family protein: MKASMIFILILTLIIPSYAYSARDNKEAAPDAPAGEQTKSKTLKGHSEEVLTVALSPDGQTLASGGEDEIVILWGLSAGEKLKTLKGHSDHVTSLSFSPDGQTLASGSKDKTIILWNVASGEKVKTLKGHRDNVMSLAFSPDGQTLASGSADEKIIFWSPESGEKLKTLKGHSDEVFSIAFSPDGQMLASGSSDENIILWNVSTGENIRTLKGHKDPVITLAFSPDGQTLASGSSDKTIALWNIFSGEKIKTLTDDKNIAGSVAFSPDGEVLFSGSNDKTVAVWDVQTGKKLKTLTGHTDVVTSVVLSGDGRFLVSGSEDRNIIVWDISGKGFAASHAVEARPAQRPSVKGPEIKAPVTVAPELVYDVKVEDTNGNGILEGGEIISVNVNIENKGKGAAQGVEVLLSGNNTLTSCLGNKNIAGSIEPNGKKKVTFKCALPTRIKHETAQFSVELDEERGYAPVELKSFTVAVRPAEIKETTQELSRFIDVDMVPSKLSSYKKENSYAVIIGISRYREDMIPQVKYAESDAQTVAKYIENIGGVPKQNIKVLTNEKGTLGDLTSYFEEWLPRRVNKNSEIFIYYAGHGAPDPDNNKEAYIVPYDGHPDYKSKMYPLKRMYDALNKLPSEKIIVMLDSCFSGAGERSVAREGSRPISISVENPVLAGGKVAVLAAASGTQISSDYDKVKHGLFTYYLLKGMRGDADSDKDGKVSLAELYDYIKENVSRTASIELNRDQTPVLLPEQDGHRKMDVTRVK; the protein is encoded by the coding sequence ATGAAAGCCTCAATGATATTCATTCTGATTCTAACATTGATCATACCGTCTTATGCCTATTCAGCAAGAGATAATAAAGAAGCTGCGCCTGATGCTCCTGCCGGGGAGCAGACAAAATCCAAGACTCTTAAGGGGCATTCGGAAGAAGTTTTGACAGTAGCATTAAGCCCGGACGGTCAAACATTAGCGTCAGGCGGCGAGGACGAAATTGTAATACTCTGGGGTCTCTCTGCAGGAGAGAAGCTCAAGACCCTCAAGGGACATTCAGATCATGTCACATCCCTTTCCTTCAGTCCCGACGGGCAAACGCTGGCGTCAGGCAGCAAGGATAAGACCATTATTCTCTGGAACGTTGCTTCCGGCGAGAAGGTCAAGACCCTCAAAGGCCACAGGGACAATGTCATGTCTTTGGCATTCAGCCCTGACGGTCAAACACTTGCTTCAGGCAGCGCGGACGAAAAGATAATCTTCTGGAGTCCCGAATCAGGTGAGAAGCTAAAGACACTCAAGGGGCATTCAGATGAAGTTTTTTCCATAGCATTCAGCCCTGACGGTCAAATGCTGGCGTCAGGCAGCAGCGATGAAAACATTATTCTCTGGAATGTTTCCACCGGGGAAAATATCAGGACTCTCAAAGGGCATAAGGACCCTGTTATCACGTTGGCCTTCAGTCCCGACGGCCAAACGCTTGCTTCCGGCAGCTCTGACAAGACGATTGCCCTTTGGAACATTTTTAGCGGGGAGAAGATCAAGACGCTGACCGATGATAAAAATATTGCAGGCTCGGTGGCCTTCAGCCCTGACGGTGAGGTCCTCTTCTCAGGCAGCAATGATAAAACAGTTGCCGTCTGGGATGTACAAACAGGTAAGAAACTTAAAACTCTTACAGGCCATACCGACGTTGTCACGTCTGTTGTGTTAAGCGGCGACGGCAGATTTCTTGTTTCCGGCAGTGAAGACAGGAACATCATTGTCTGGGACATCAGCGGTAAGGGATTCGCAGCTTCGCACGCAGTTGAAGCCAGGCCCGCGCAGCGGCCTTCCGTGAAGGGCCCCGAAATCAAGGCCCCCGTGACCGTGGCCCCGGAGCTTGTTTACGATGTCAAGGTGGAAGACACAAACGGGAACGGGATACTTGAGGGCGGAGAAATAATTTCGGTCAATGTGAATATTGAAAACAAAGGCAAAGGCGCCGCCCAGGGCGTTGAAGTGTTATTGTCCGGCAATAATACTTTGACTTCCTGTCTCGGGAATAAAAATATCGCCGGCAGCATCGAGCCGAACGGCAAAAAGAAAGTCACATTTAAGTGCGCCCTCCCGACACGCATAAAGCATGAGACCGCCCAGTTTTCGGTAGAGCTGGACGAGGAAAGAGGTTATGCCCCTGTTGAGCTGAAGTCGTTTACAGTCGCTGTGAGGCCGGCAGAGATTAAAGAGACGACCCAGGAGCTTTCCAGGTTCATCGACGTGGACATGGTCCCCTCAAAGCTCAGCAGTTATAAAAAGGAGAACTCTTACGCCGTAATAATCGGAATAAGCCGTTACCGTGAGGACATGATCCCGCAGGTAAAGTACGCCGAGTCGGATGCCCAGACAGTGGCAAAATACATTGAAAATATAGGCGGCGTGCCAAAGCAGAACATAAAGGTGCTCACCAATGAGAAAGGCACGCTTGGGGACCTGACAAGTTATTTTGAGGAATGGCTCCCGAGAAGGGTGAACAAGAATTCCGAGATATTCATCTACTACGCGGGTCACGGCGCACCCGACCCTGACAATAACAAGGAGGCGTATATAGTTCCGTATGATGGGCATCCTGATTATAAATCAAAGATGTATCCTCTCAAGAGGATGTACGATGCCTTAAACAAGCTTCCGTCAGAAAAGATAATAGTGATGCTTGATTCATGTTTCTCCGGCGCAGGCGAGAGAAGTGTTGCAAGGGAAGGTTCAAGGCCGATAAGCATCTCCGTTGAGAACCCGGTGCTTGCCGGAGGAAAAGTGGCAGTGCTTGCAGCGGCAAGCGGCACCCAGATAAGTTCGGATTACGACAAAGTAAAGCACGGCCTGTTTACATATTATCTGCTGAAGGGAATGAGGGGGGACGCGGACAGTGATAAAGACGGCAAGGTCTCGCTTGCTGAACTTTACGATTACATAAAAGAGAATGTGTCCAGGACCGCATCTATTGAGTTGAACAGGGACCAGACGCCTGTACTTCTGCCGGAGCAGGACGGGCACAGAAAGATGGATGTTACAAGAGTGAAATGA
- a CDS encoding LPP20 family lipoprotein produces the protein MKRLIAPGFILLAGLILIAGCAGKEKVTSTTPLQDLKAPEWVMKGSGAFGGDMGKVFYGVASASQMQNTSLLRAAADNRARNEVAKVFQFYTASLMKDYAASTTAGDPNAISEEQHVEQAIKTVTAMTLSGVEIVDHWQNPATGEFFALARLDLNAFKDSLDKSKELDSKVKDYIRQNAEKMHEQLEKEEAKMQAK, from the coding sequence ATGAAAAGATTAATTGCTCCCGGCTTTATCTTATTGGCAGGACTTATTTTAATTGCAGGCTGCGCGGGTAAGGAGAAGGTAACGTCAACAACTCCCCTGCAGGACCTTAAAGCGCCTGAATGGGTAATGAAAGGAAGCGGCGCATTCGGCGGAGACATGGGCAAGGTTTTTTACGGTGTTGCCTCAGCCTCTCAAATGCAGAACACATCTCTTCTCCGTGCTGCTGCCGATAACCGCGCGAGAAACGAAGTGGCAAAGGTTTTCCAGTTTTACACAGCGTCTTTAATGAAGGATTACGCTGCGTCTACAACAGCGGGAGACCCGAATGCAATCTCTGAAGAGCAGCATGTGGAGCAGGCGATAAAGACGGTAACCGCAATGACCCTCTCCGGCGTGGAGATCGTTGACCACTGGCAGAACCCTGCGACAGGAGAGTTTTTTGCGCTTGCAAGACTCGACCTCAACGCGTTTAAAGACAGTCTCGATAAATCAAAGGAGCTTGATTCAAAAGTTAAAGACTATATAAGGCAGAATGCCGAGAAGATGCACGAGCAGCTCGAAAAAGAAGAAGCGAAAATGCAGGCGAAGTAA